A DNA window from Bradyrhizobium barranii subsp. barranii contains the following coding sequences:
- a CDS encoding LysR family transcriptional regulator, giving the protein MALLNDMALFVEVAKARSFRRAAKTLDMPNSTLSRRIDLLEKEIGLRLLNRTTRKIELTEAGQIYFERCRRIVGEARLAHEQLDGMLAQPSGMLRVSLPVDFANTYLAPLIAEFAQQYPDIDFEFDLTPRRVDLVSEPFDLAIRVGESEPSHMIARPLARMPGYLYASPRYLDINGEPHEPADLTHHQCLCMTKVSAWTLHRGTQMEQTDVGGRFRLNNVGLIRRLATLDMGIAFLPQEIVADEVADGRLRRIMPQWQGSPVTVYAVTETRLLPAKTQRFIEFLRERLSRT; this is encoded by the coding sequence AAGGCCCGCAGCTTCCGCCGCGCCGCCAAGACCCTCGACATGCCCAATTCGACGCTGTCGCGCAGGATCGATCTCTTGGAGAAGGAGATCGGGCTTCGCCTGTTGAACCGGACGACCCGCAAGATCGAATTGACCGAAGCCGGCCAGATCTACTTCGAGCGCTGCAGGCGCATCGTGGGCGAGGCGCGCCTGGCGCATGAGCAACTGGACGGGATGCTGGCGCAGCCGAGCGGCATGCTCCGCGTCTCGCTGCCGGTGGATTTCGCGAACACCTATCTCGCACCGTTGATCGCCGAATTCGCGCAGCAATATCCCGACATCGATTTCGAATTCGACCTGACGCCGCGACGTGTCGATCTCGTATCGGAGCCGTTCGATCTGGCGATCCGCGTCGGAGAATCAGAGCCGTCCCACATGATCGCGCGGCCGCTCGCCCGCATGCCGGGATATCTCTACGCCTCGCCGCGCTATCTCGACATCAACGGCGAGCCGCATGAACCGGCGGACCTCACCCATCATCAATGCCTGTGCATGACGAAGGTGAGTGCGTGGACGTTACACAGGGGCACGCAGATGGAGCAGACCGACGTCGGCGGCCGTTTTCGGCTCAACAACGTGGGACTGATCCGCCGCCTCGCAACGCTCGACATGGGCATCGCCTTTCTGCCGCAGGAGATCGTGGCCGACGAAGTGGCGGATGGCCGGCTGCGTCGCATCATGCCGCAATGGCAGGGCTCGCCCGTCACCGTCTACGCAGTCACCGAGACGCGCCTGCTGCCAGCCAAGACGCAGCGCTTCATCGAATTCCTGCGGGAACGGCTCAGCCGGACTTGA
- a CDS encoding glutathione S-transferase family protein, whose translation MLKFYFNGSPNPTKVALYLEEAGLAFEPVKIDTRTGEQFAPDYLKINPNGKVPAIDDNGTIVFDSNAILLYLAEKTGKFLPAANVRGETLSWLMFIATGVGPYSGQAVHFKHFAPKDQNHDYAHNRYQYETDRHYKILDGHLEGRSYMVGDSYSIVDMALWGWARMVPFKLGDDAFARYPNVKRLVDEISARPAAARAIALKDKFTFKAEMDDEARANMFKHMTTKVA comes from the coding sequence ATGCTCAAATTCTATTTCAACGGATCGCCGAACCCGACCAAGGTCGCGCTTTATCTCGAAGAGGCCGGCCTGGCCTTCGAGCCGGTCAAGATCGACACCCGCACGGGCGAGCAGTTCGCGCCGGACTATCTGAAGATCAATCCGAACGGCAAGGTGCCGGCGATCGACGACAACGGCACCATCGTGTTCGACTCGAACGCCATCCTGCTCTACCTCGCCGAGAAGACCGGCAAGTTCCTCCCCGCCGCCAACGTCCGCGGCGAGACGCTGTCATGGCTGATGTTCATTGCCACCGGCGTCGGGCCGTATTCGGGCCAGGCCGTGCACTTCAAGCATTTTGCGCCGAAGGACCAGAACCACGACTACGCGCATAACCGCTACCAGTACGAGACCGATCGCCACTACAAGATTCTCGACGGTCACCTTGAAGGCCGCAGCTATATGGTCGGCGACAGCTATTCGATCGTCGACATGGCGCTGTGGGGCTGGGCGCGGATGGTGCCGTTCAAGCTCGGCGACGATGCCTTTGCGCGCTACCCGAACGTGAAGCGGCTGGTGGACGAGATCTCGGCGCGGCCTGCGGCGGCGCGCGCGATCGCCCTGAAGGACAAGTTCACCTTCAAGGCCGAGATGGACGACGAGGCGCGCGCCAACATGTTCAAGCACATGACGACGAAGGTCGCCTGA